The following are encoded together in the Rhodopirellula bahusiensis genome:
- the fba gene encoding class II fructose-bisphosphate aldolase (catalyzes the reversible aldol condensation of dihydroxyacetonephosphate and glyceraldehyde 3-phosphate in the Calvin cycle, glycolysis, and/or gluconeogenesis), translating into MPLVPLRVVLDHAAENDYGVAAFNVNNMEQIQAIMEAADETDSPVIIQASRGARAYTQDTYLRHLMVAAAELYPQIPIVMHQDHGNSPETCLSAIENGFTSVMMDGSLEADGQTPADYEYNVKVTAEVVKMAHARGVSVEGELGCLGSLEDGGGEQEDGHGAVGTLTHDQLLTDPDEAQRFVEETGCDALAVAIGTSHGAYKFTKKPTGEVLAMDRIEAIHAKLPNTHLVMHGSSSVPQELQDIINQFGGEMKQTYGVPVEEIQRGIKSGVRKINVDTDCRMAITGAIRKVLTEDKAAFDPRAYLKPARTAMKDVCVARMTAFGQAGNGAKLRATLGAAV; encoded by the coding sequence ATGCCACTCGTCCCACTTCGCGTTGTCTTGGATCACGCCGCCGAAAACGATTACGGCGTTGCGGCGTTCAACGTCAACAACATGGAGCAGATCCAGGCGATCATGGAAGCTGCCGATGAAACCGATTCACCGGTCATCATCCAAGCCTCGCGTGGCGCTCGTGCTTACACCCAAGACACCTACCTTCGTCACCTGATGGTCGCCGCGGCGGAACTGTACCCACAGATTCCAATCGTCATGCACCAAGACCACGGCAACAGCCCCGAGACCTGCTTGTCGGCCATCGAAAATGGCTTCACCAGCGTCATGATGGACGGCTCGCTCGAAGCTGACGGTCAAACCCCAGCCGACTACGAATACAACGTCAAAGTCACCGCTGAAGTCGTGAAGATGGCACACGCTCGCGGCGTCAGCGTCGAAGGCGAACTGGGTTGCCTCGGATCGCTCGAAGACGGTGGCGGCGAACAAGAAGACGGCCACGGTGCAGTCGGAACGCTGACCCACGACCAACTGTTGACCGACCCCGATGAAGCTCAACGTTTCGTCGAAGAAACCGGCTGCGATGCACTGGCCGTTGCGATCGGCACCAGCCACGGTGCCTACAAATTCACCAAGAAACCAACCGGTGAAGTTCTGGCCATGGATCGCATCGAAGCCATCCACGCCAAGCTCCCCAACACTCACTTGGTCATGCACGGCAGCAGCAGCGTGCCACAAGAATTGCAGGACATCATCAACCAGTTCGGTGGTGAGATGAAGCAAACTTACGGCGTGCCTGTGGAAGAAATCCAACGTGGTATCAAGAGCGGTGTTCGCAAGATCAACGTCGACACCGATTGCCGCATGGCGATCACCGGTGCGATCCGCAAAGTCTTGACCGAAGACAAAGCCGCCTTCGATCCACGCGCTTACTTGAAACCAGCCCGCACCGCGATGAAGGACGTTTGCGTCGCTCGCATGACCGCCTTCGGCCAAGCCGGCAACGGTGCCAAGTTGCGTGCGACTCTCGGCGCCGCAGTCTGA
- the deoC gene encoding deoxyribose-phosphate aldolase, protein MADYQYHDVSKMVDHSLLPPTLTEADLDSGIDLAIAYEVASVCILPYYLKKCAQRLAGTGVKASTTIGFPHGGHTTAIKKAEAEQAIQDGCEELDFVVNISQVLSGGWDYVQNEIGAVTELTHAAGQKIKVIFENCYLQDEHKIRLCEICTEVKVDWVKTSTGYGTGGATMDDLRLMRQHSGEDVQVKAAGGVRDLKTLLEVRALGVTRCGASRTAEMLGAARKELGLPEIEVTATGSSGY, encoded by the coding sequence ATGGCTGACTACCAATATCACGACGTCTCCAAGATGGTGGACCACTCGTTGCTGCCACCAACGCTGACCGAAGCCGACTTGGATTCCGGAATCGATTTGGCGATCGCCTACGAAGTCGCCAGCGTTTGCATCCTGCCCTACTACTTGAAAAAATGCGCCCAGCGGCTGGCCGGGACTGGAGTGAAAGCGTCCACCACGATTGGCTTCCCACACGGCGGCCACACCACCGCGATCAAGAAAGCCGAAGCTGAGCAAGCAATCCAAGACGGCTGCGAAGAACTCGACTTCGTTGTCAACATTTCGCAAGTGCTCAGTGGCGGATGGGACTACGTTCAAAACGAAATCGGTGCCGTCACCGAACTGACGCATGCGGCAGGACAAAAGATCAAGGTGATCTTCGAAAACTGCTACCTGCAGGACGAACACAAAATTCGCTTGTGTGAGATTTGCACCGAAGTGAAAGTCGACTGGGTCAAAACTTCCACCGGCTACGGCACCGGCGGCGCAACCATGGACGACCTTCGGCTAATGCGGCAACACTCGGGCGAGGATGTTCAAGTCAAAGCGGCCGGCGGCGTCCGAGATCTGAAAACGCTGCTGGAAGTACGAGCTCTCGGCGTCACCCGATGCGGTGCCAGCCGAACTGCCGAGATGCTTGGTGCAGCCCGAAAAGAACTCGGCTTGCCGGAAATCGAAGTCACCGCGACCGGCAGCTCCGGGTACTGA
- a CDS encoding PIN domain-containing protein, whose product MRFRYPHPGNEDEFEEFCVRFYRHLLRREGLVRYGKRGEKQDGIDIIDQLGMKPLHVIQCKNHEPTKTIPPKEINDEVFAAEASAHSIDRFIISTTARKSKNAQDTVLQLNQRNAGCPPFKVEIHFWEDVCGYLDGFGRAVAEFIVYSESIEALPLARVSRASYQPTVDLDQDNADELFQDIHKLFEVRKLEAAQHEIDKLPDPQQNEALETNQRYAILRLRAKMALETLQADEAIRLFHLAYETCPNLQQARRNRVLALEFAGDRKQALIEAKNLINDGDQSSYLMAFIIRNSETASDLKPYQESINTHSSTDIDVNIELAQRYLKWGRAEDAREAASKAVELSPDSAHAQFALGMVSHHLALHGDWQTRTQRLTKAIEHYSDAIKAAIRDNYRGLIPEILIHRARVNSFLRQLDKADADFRAAVDAASVPSLYAEAAVSFFLSEDDYESAEEMLPVLDSSSDEAAFLIGVTKYHCASPRDKMEVLSDFIKLTERNFDRSNEIRYFCVQWAIELSNLSLARECVPDSFVDQFSFQGNSLLAWIELESGKRNRAGEFAFDALNSSSKSAHRMEIAILARILVRLGEEEKALPLWEQAAVPGILNDDCKALFSCAQRLDRHDTLLRICSELRETGQQDQLIRKVEIQLLSQYQPEKAFELATKYRELDNVYYGAMRNFLAIRLAKLGEVDLPKQLASHAPKISPEEAYLVVVPLIETSCYLLAIDFLYHQLRSHFSSALAHGQFIWTFLRFAEKAEIAVQPNVVDVQSAVQLKNSSKEDTRWVVIEDTSPDPARDEFTATSPVAQPLVGKHRGDSVDLTRLTAQPHQERIVDVKSKYAYRFEDSIKNFQIRFPGEASIQSINMGTPDDLDPAPLVESLKERKEYVDKAIAFYHEEPCSLHLLATRIGLSEYKTMDGLTANDAWMLRCNECSPSEFDERAVEGFEGQKIVTDLSALVTITRLGILDCLADQYEFIVSRKSKETIIDWLSELPDPEQGADTYASLTAEGEFTIREVPFELAKRDREEIESIVSFVESHCEVRDSPGMVNLAPKKRKLYGEFIGLHSLDSIGIAVDEHSLLWTDDFCTAMIAETDFGVDRIWTQLLLRAFLANGSPATPQLYSEMVAKLAGWNYVSTVWNNEDVVAAGELCNWDINTWPLKQCLRLFRSLRMPRSAKARHMLDFFRQLRRSSCVEFKQTTIVQSTLNELNCAATVRLMIRHVDQFFPIDFPSASFLKEEFIYWAKLR is encoded by the coding sequence ATGCGGTTCAGGTATCCACACCCCGGAAACGAAGATGAATTTGAAGAGTTTTGCGTAAGGTTCTATCGTCATCTTCTACGTCGCGAAGGGCTAGTTCGATATGGCAAGCGAGGAGAAAAGCAAGATGGAATCGATATCATCGATCAGCTTGGAATGAAACCACTCCACGTCATCCAGTGCAAAAACCACGAGCCGACGAAGACGATTCCACCAAAAGAAATCAACGATGAGGTTTTCGCTGCAGAGGCTTCAGCGCATAGCATTGACCGTTTCATTATCTCCACAACAGCTAGGAAGAGCAAAAACGCTCAGGATACTGTCTTGCAGCTAAACCAAAGAAATGCAGGTTGCCCTCCGTTTAAGGTCGAAATTCATTTTTGGGAGGATGTTTGCGGTTACTTGGACGGGTTTGGAAGGGCGGTCGCCGAGTTCATCGTGTACTCCGAATCGATAGAGGCTCTTCCGTTGGCCCGAGTAAGCCGAGCCTCGTACCAACCAACTGTCGACTTGGACCAGGACAACGCTGACGAACTCTTCCAGGACATTCATAAGCTATTCGAGGTTAGAAAGCTTGAAGCGGCTCAGCATGAGATTGATAAGCTGCCAGATCCTCAACAGAACGAGGCTCTGGAGACGAATCAGCGTTACGCGATTCTGCGACTCAGGGCGAAGATGGCTTTGGAAACTCTACAGGCCGACGAAGCGATACGCCTGTTCCACCTTGCGTATGAAACATGCCCAAACCTGCAACAAGCAAGGCGGAATCGAGTACTCGCTCTGGAGTTCGCTGGGGACCGTAAGCAAGCACTAATCGAGGCAAAGAATCTGATAAACGATGGCGATCAGTCGTCATATCTGATGGCGTTTATTATCCGAAACTCGGAAACAGCCTCCGATCTCAAGCCGTACCAAGAGAGCATCAACACGCACTCCTCCACCGATATCGATGTCAACATTGAGCTGGCCCAAAGATACCTGAAGTGGGGAAGAGCTGAGGACGCCAGGGAAGCCGCAAGTAAGGCAGTTGAACTATCCCCAGACTCCGCACACGCCCAATTTGCACTGGGCATGGTCTCCCACCACCTAGCTCTGCACGGCGATTGGCAGACACGTACACAGCGACTCACCAAAGCGATTGAGCATTATTCGGACGCTATAAAGGCGGCAATTCGCGACAATTATCGCGGCCTGATCCCTGAAATACTTATTCACCGTGCGAGAGTTAATTCGTTCTTGCGGCAACTCGACAAAGCCGACGCGGACTTTCGTGCCGCTGTTGATGCCGCTAGTGTTCCAAGTCTCTACGCAGAAGCAGCAGTATCATTCTTTTTGAGCGAGGACGATTACGAGTCAGCAGAGGAGATGCTTCCAGTGCTTGACTCATCGTCGGATGAAGCCGCCTTCCTGATTGGAGTTACAAAGTACCACTGCGCTTCTCCGCGTGACAAAATGGAGGTACTGTCTGATTTCATCAAGTTGACCGAACGTAATTTTGATAGGTCGAACGAAATTCGATACTTCTGTGTTCAATGGGCAATCGAGCTTTCAAATCTATCGCTTGCCCGAGAATGTGTGCCCGACAGTTTCGTTGACCAATTTTCATTCCAAGGAAATTCTTTACTGGCTTGGATTGAGCTCGAATCGGGGAAGCGAAACCGTGCAGGTGAGTTCGCTTTCGATGCGCTCAATTCAAGCTCGAAATCTGCCCATCGAATGGAGATTGCGATATTAGCCAGAATACTGGTCCGCCTTGGCGAAGAGGAAAAGGCCCTCCCGCTTTGGGAGCAAGCGGCTGTGCCAGGGATCTTGAACGACGACTGCAAAGCGTTGTTTAGTTGCGCTCAGCGGCTCGATCGCCACGACACTCTTCTGCGCATTTGCTCTGAGCTCAGGGAAACAGGTCAACAAGATCAATTGATCCGAAAAGTTGAGATTCAACTCCTATCTCAGTATCAACCAGAGAAGGCTTTTGAACTGGCGACCAAATATCGAGAACTTGACAATGTCTACTATGGTGCGATGCGAAATTTCCTTGCGATTCGCCTCGCCAAGCTCGGAGAAGTCGATCTCCCTAAACAGTTGGCATCGCACGCCCCAAAAATTTCCCCCGAAGAAGCGTACCTAGTAGTTGTCCCGCTTATCGAAACATCGTGTTACTTGCTTGCGATTGACTTTCTCTACCACCAACTGCGCTCCCACTTTTCCAGCGCGCTCGCGCATGGGCAATTTATCTGGACGTTTTTAAGGTTTGCCGAGAAAGCCGAGATTGCAGTCCAACCCAACGTTGTAGACGTTCAAAGTGCGGTTCAGCTCAAGAACTCGTCGAAAGAAGACACTCGTTGGGTCGTCATAGAGGATACAAGTCCAGACCCTGCGAGGGATGAATTCACGGCCACTTCGCCCGTAGCCCAACCGTTGGTTGGGAAACATAGAGGCGACTCTGTCGACCTCACTCGCTTGACGGCGCAGCCTCATCAAGAACGGATCGTCGACGTCAAGTCAAAATACGCGTATCGCTTCGAAGATTCGATAAAGAACTTCCAGATTCGATTTCCAGGCGAGGCATCAATACAGTCGATCAACATGGGAACACCGGACGACCTAGATCCAGCTCCCCTCGTTGAGAGTCTAAAGGAACGGAAGGAATATGTAGACAAGGCGATAGCATTCTACCACGAGGAACCTTGTTCCTTGCATCTACTTGCAACTCGCATAGGGTTAAGCGAGTACAAAACCATGGATGGTCTGACTGCGAATGACGCCTGGATGCTACGGTGCAACGAGTGTTCTCCAAGCGAGTTCGATGAACGTGCTGTTGAAGGATTTGAAGGGCAGAAGATCGTCACGGATTTATCTGCTCTTGTAACCATCACGCGACTTGGCATTTTGGATTGCCTCGCTGACCAATACGAATTCATCGTTTCTCGAAAATCCAAAGAGACAATTATTGATTGGCTCAGCGAACTTCCTGATCCCGAACAAGGGGCGGACACCTATGCGTCCCTCACCGCAGAAGGTGAATTCACCATTCGGGAGGTGCCGTTTGAATTAGCGAAACGCGACCGCGAAGAAATAGAATCAATCGTTTCCTTCGTTGAGTCACACTGCGAGGTGAGGGATTCCCCTGGAATGGTAAATCTTGCCCCAAAGAAACGCAAACTCTACGGTGAGTTCATCGGGCTCCATAGCCTTGATTCGATTGGCATAGCTGTCGACGAACACTCTTTACTGTGGACCGATGACTTTTGCACTGCCATGATCGCAGAGACTGATTTCGGTGTGGATCGAATATGGACCCAGTTGCTTCTCAGGGCCTTCTTAGCGAATGGTAGCCCTGCAACTCCTCAGCTCTACAGCGAAATGGTGGCTAAACTAGCTGGCTGGAATTACGTGTCAACAGTTTGGAACAACGAAGATGTCGTTGCGGCAGGCGAACTATGTAACTGGGATATCAATACCTGGCCTCTGAAACAGTGCCTGCGTCTTTTTCGCTCACTAAGGATGCCACGATCTGCAAAGGCTCGTCATATGCTAGACTTCTTTCGACAGCTTCGCAGGTCATCGTGTGTCGAATTCAAGCAAACTACGATTGTACAGTCGACCCTCAATGAGTTGAACTGCGCGGCAACAGTACGGCTGATGATTCGTCACGTTGACCAGTTTTTCCCGATCGATTTTCCGTCGGCGAGCTTCCTGAAAGAGGAGTTCATCTACTGGGCCAAGCTGAGATAA
- a CDS encoding universal stress protein — MDQSPDLDRDVDDSMRMFERAKVGSATPMTPIRPSRVMLVLDGSPQDATSIESAKTLREEFNTETLVLDARDAAESTDAATEDAIQAARQMSGARAIARGEGEAFEVILQALRTHDVNMVLVPCPFGRSFERVGTDSVGTVMDVLLSRCPVPILVTRREDQVFQTCRGRVLLMAGSECDVESRAAAWAFGLASPGAEVSLNLIVEKEHFENVRSILEAIRPDEAFDVDKLSDALAQSHTQLHAAMNATAREMKMSYALIPQAGELAPPHPLSDSTQQLLVMPLEVDDRFIQGFVNDRLRRSPHPLLIVPGHVLSE; from the coding sequence ATGGATCAATCACCCGATTTGGATCGTGATGTCGACGATTCGATGCGCATGTTCGAGCGAGCGAAGGTGGGATCGGCAACTCCGATGACGCCCATCCGACCGTCGCGAGTGATGTTGGTTTTGGATGGTTCGCCGCAAGACGCGACGTCCATTGAATCGGCAAAAACGCTTCGCGAAGAATTCAATACCGAGACGTTGGTGTTGGACGCTCGAGACGCAGCGGAATCGACCGATGCGGCGACCGAAGATGCGATTCAGGCGGCTCGGCAAATGAGCGGCGCCCGCGCGATCGCTCGTGGAGAAGGCGAAGCGTTCGAAGTCATTCTGCAAGCGTTGCGAACGCACGACGTGAACATGGTCCTTGTGCCCTGCCCCTTTGGACGCTCGTTCGAGCGAGTCGGAACGGACAGCGTTGGGACCGTGATGGATGTCCTGCTATCGCGATGCCCGGTTCCGATTTTGGTGACCCGCCGAGAAGACCAGGTGTTCCAGACTTGCCGTGGGCGAGTCCTATTGATGGCGGGAAGCGAGTGTGACGTCGAGAGCCGAGCGGCGGCCTGGGCGTTTGGATTGGCGTCGCCGGGCGCCGAGGTCTCGTTGAACTTGATCGTCGAGAAAGAGCACTTCGAAAACGTGCGAAGCATTCTGGAAGCGATCCGTCCGGATGAAGCGTTTGATGTCGACAAGCTGAGCGATGCTCTGGCGCAATCGCACACGCAATTGCACGCCGCGATGAATGCGACCGCTCGAGAAATGAAGATGAGCTACGCATTGATCCCGCAAGCCGGCGAGCTCGCACCGCCACATCCACTTTCCGATTCGACGCAGCAATTGCTGGTGATGCCATTGGAAGTCGATGACCGATTCATCCAAGGCTTTGTGAACGATCGTCTTCGTCGCAGCCCGCATCCACTGTTGATCGTGCCCGGACACGTTCTGTCGGAATAG
- a CDS encoding ArsB/NhaD family transporter → MMLAASLTEMPTASAPAWVMVLFAVVMMATYVGVAIERFHKTVAALCGAAVLVILSVALDLFEYPTVYNFLKEDLNIFGVIIGTGVLVDVVGKSGLFHFISMWIVRLTGGQANRLFMTLCVVTFLFVSVLTIVPAMLILSSLVLVICRSLGYKPMPLLLSVAVCANSGAIATFASGLPNIMIGTAAGIPYVDFLRVSLPYAVVSLVVAIAGLRWFFRNDLPWKQSDEDKAALKQQIEGFDPWALVENKGVLLRSSLILLCTVIGFALAQPLGVGMDFVAMVGATAALLFAGKGVEDAIGKVNWTVILFFMGLFIIIGCVKHTGALKWVAQQVVVVSDNRIELLVPLMGGFSAVASSIVDNIPVAATLIPIVQDVSGGDTGVPAEPLWWTLVICCNLGGNGTPIGSISCVIAIYALKREAGIHVGWGTFLKLGGGIMVVQVIGAILYIMWMHHQGYIPDITAIPTLPAH, encoded by the coding sequence ATGATGTTGGCTGCATCGCTGACTGAGATGCCCACCGCGTCCGCACCCGCTTGGGTGATGGTGCTGTTTGCCGTGGTGATGATGGCAACGTACGTGGGAGTGGCGATCGAACGCTTTCACAAGACGGTGGCGGCACTTTGCGGTGCAGCGGTCTTGGTGATCCTGAGCGTCGCGTTGGACTTGTTCGAATATCCAACCGTCTACAACTTCCTGAAAGAAGATCTCAATATCTTCGGAGTCATCATCGGCACCGGGGTTTTGGTGGATGTCGTCGGGAAGAGTGGACTGTTTCACTTCATCAGCATGTGGATCGTCCGGCTGACGGGCGGCCAAGCCAACCGGCTGTTCATGACCCTGTGCGTGGTCACATTTTTGTTTGTCAGTGTGCTGACCATCGTGCCCGCGATGCTGATCCTCAGTTCGCTGGTGTTGGTGATCTGCCGCTCGCTCGGTTACAAGCCGATGCCGTTGTTGCTGTCGGTGGCAGTGTGTGCGAACAGTGGTGCGATCGCGACGTTCGCCAGCGGATTGCCCAACATCATGATCGGGACCGCGGCCGGCATTCCTTACGTCGATTTCTTGCGAGTCTCGCTGCCCTACGCCGTGGTCAGTTTGGTGGTCGCGATTGCGGGTTTGCGTTGGTTCTTTCGAAATGATTTGCCGTGGAAGCAATCCGACGAAGACAAAGCCGCGTTGAAACAGCAAATCGAGGGTTTCGATCCTTGGGCGTTGGTCGAGAACAAAGGCGTCTTGTTGCGAAGCTCCTTGATTCTGCTTTGCACCGTGATCGGTTTTGCTTTGGCACAACCACTCGGAGTTGGCATGGATTTTGTCGCGATGGTGGGAGCCACCGCGGCGTTGCTGTTTGCGGGCAAAGGTGTGGAGGATGCGATTGGCAAAGTGAACTGGACCGTGATTTTGTTCTTCATGGGGCTGTTCATCATCATCGGATGCGTCAAACACACCGGGGCATTGAAATGGGTGGCTCAGCAAGTCGTTGTGGTGTCCGACAATCGGATCGAATTGCTGGTGCCTTTAATGGGCGGTTTCTCGGCCGTGGCTAGCTCGATTGTCGACAACATTCCGGTTGCCGCGACGTTGATTCCGATTGTCCAAGATGTGTCGGGCGGTGACACGGGAGTGCCCGCCGAACCGTTGTGGTGGACGCTGGTGATTTGCTGCAATCTTGGCGGCAACGGAACACCGATTGGTTCCATCTCATGCGTGATCGCGATTTATGCTTTGAAACGCGAGGCTGGCATTCACGTTGGCTGGGGCACTTTTTTGAAGCTCGGCGGTGGCATCATGGTGGTGCAGGTCATCGGCGCGATTCTCTACATCATGTGGATGCACCATCAGGGATACATTCCTGATATCACGGCGATACCGACCTTGCCGGCCCACTGA
- a CDS encoding alpha/beta hydrolase, whose product MTLHPQAQTFVALLRELQPPRWEEMGVVKARRGFSALVDSFGDGPAMQSVEDHRVEETTADGQSLSVPVRVYRPEGLPDAAPVIMFFHGGGWVLGDVASHDSTCRRLAGASGAAVVSVDYRPSPESPFPGPVQDCFVATKAIAKLAGEWKLDADRMAVMGDSAGGNLAAAVALLAKDDPDVSVKYAVLVYPVVTPRFDSGSYREFESGFGLTKRTMQWFWANYFGLEEDGFFGIEAHQDADPLADLMAADFTGFPPTHVLVAGYDVLRDEGLALADKMESSGVSVTRENASDMLHGFIHFAGQFETGVTAMQSLGKRIANQLA is encoded by the coding sequence ATGACACTTCACCCGCAAGCTCAAACCTTTGTCGCTTTGCTGCGAGAGCTGCAGCCACCTCGGTGGGAAGAGATGGGCGTCGTGAAGGCTCGACGTGGTTTCTCGGCTTTGGTCGACAGCTTTGGGGATGGGCCGGCGATGCAGTCGGTGGAAGATCACCGAGTCGAAGAAACCACTGCCGATGGCCAGTCACTGTCCGTGCCGGTTCGCGTCTACCGTCCGGAAGGTTTGCCCGATGCGGCTCCCGTGATCATGTTCTTTCACGGCGGCGGATGGGTGCTGGGTGATGTTGCCTCGCACGATTCGACTTGTCGACGTTTGGCGGGTGCATCTGGGGCGGCGGTGGTTTCCGTTGACTATCGCCCGTCGCCCGAGTCGCCGTTTCCCGGGCCGGTTCAGGATTGCTTTGTCGCGACGAAGGCGATCGCAAAGTTGGCGGGTGAGTGGAAGCTCGATGCGGATCGAATGGCGGTGATGGGCGACAGTGCCGGTGGCAATTTGGCCGCGGCGGTGGCGTTGCTTGCCAAAGACGATCCAGACGTTTCAGTGAAGTACGCGGTGTTGGTCTATCCAGTGGTGACACCGAGGTTTGATTCTGGATCCTATCGCGAGTTTGAGAGCGGGTTTGGTTTGACCAAGCGGACGATGCAGTGGTTTTGGGCCAACTACTTCGGACTGGAGGAAGACGGCTTCTTTGGCATCGAAGCTCATCAGGACGCCGATCCACTCGCGGATTTGATGGCAGCGGATTTCACGGGCTTTCCGCCGACGCATGTTCTGGTGGCCGGCTACGACGTCTTACGAGACGAAGGGTTGGCTCTTGCCGACAAGATGGAATCATCTGGGGTCAGCGTGACGCGAGAGAATGCCTCGGACATGCTGCACGGGTTCATTCACTTTGCCGGCCAGTTCGAGACCGGAGTCACGGCCATGCAATCGCTCGGCAAGCGAATTGCGAATCAGCTCGCGTGA
- a CDS encoding SpoIIAA family protein, translating into MSYEITEIAEGKIIELVLSGKLTGEAYEQFVPVVDAQIERWGKVRMMVVLTDFHGWDAAALWADTKFAMKHFSDIERLALVGESKWEAGMATFCKPFTKAAVKYFDLANIEDARAWIQET; encoded by the coding sequence ATGTCGTACGAAATCACCGAGATTGCCGAGGGCAAGATCATCGAACTGGTTCTCTCTGGCAAACTCACCGGGGAAGCCTACGAGCAGTTTGTGCCGGTGGTGGATGCCCAAATTGAACGCTGGGGCAAAGTCCGGATGATGGTCGTGCTCACCGACTTTCATGGCTGGGACGCGGCCGCACTCTGGGCCGATACCAAGTTCGCAATGAAACACTTCAGCGATATCGAACGACTCGCACTCGTCGGCGAATCGAAGTGGGAAGCCGGCATGGCCACCTTCTGCAAACCGTTCACCAAAGCTGCCGTCAAATATTTTGATCTCGCGAACATCGAAGATGCCCGGGCTTGGATCCAAGAAACCTGA
- a CDS encoding superoxide dismutase encodes MAFTLPELPYAYDALEPHIDARTMEIHHSKHHNAYVTKTNDALAGTDLASKSIEEVISDLSAVPDDKRGAVRNNGGGHANHSLFWTVLGPGKGGSPSGDLAAAIDAACGSFDAFKEQFANAAATRFGSGWAWLYVSGGKLHVGSTANQDNPLMGEAIAGISGTPILGLDVWEHAYYLNYQNRRPDYISAFWSVVDWDAVATRFAAAK; translated from the coding sequence ATGGCTTTCACGCTGCCCGAATTGCCGTATGCCTACGACGCCCTCGAGCCGCACATTGACGCGCGGACGATGGAAATCCACCACTCCAAGCACCACAACGCTTACGTCACCAAGACCAACGACGCGTTGGCTGGTACCGATCTGGCTTCCAAGTCGATCGAAGAAGTCATCTCCGACTTGTCGGCTGTGCCCGACGACAAACGCGGCGCCGTCCGCAACAACGGTGGCGGCCACGCCAACCACTCACTGTTCTGGACCGTATTGGGTCCTGGCAAAGGTGGCTCGCCATCAGGCGATTTGGCCGCTGCGATCGATGCCGCTTGCGGTTCGTTCGACGCCTTCAAAGAACAATTCGCCAACGCGGCTGCGACTCGTTTCGGTAGCGGCTGGGCATGGCTCTACGTTTCCGGTGGCAAGCTGCACGTCGGCAGCACCGCCAACCAAGACAACCCGTTGATGGGCGAAGCAATCGCTGGCATCAGCGGCACACCGATCTTGGGATTGGACGTTTGGGAACACGCTTACTACCTGAACTACCAAAACCGTCGCCCCGATTACATCTCCGCATTCTGGAGCGTGGTCGACTGGGACGCCGTTGCCACCCGCTTTGCGGCTGCCAAGTAA
- a CDS encoding response regulator transcription factor: MRAHILVVEDERHLGVGIKYNLEAEDYRVSLVEDGPSALQLIEHSSNAIDLIVLDLMLPGMSGYTVCEQIRESGNTTPVLMLSARTLSEDRARGFDVGANQYMSKPFDLYELISRVKNLLQTSPAGTVARVAPPAPETVNTIAFGRVEADFRTHQVSVDGQPIKMTPKELRLLRYFVENPERVINRSELLTQVWEMSGNLQTRAVDQFIARLRKAIEPSPAEPVHLLTVRDAGYRFVLEPETLEPEASAS; encoded by the coding sequence ATGCGAGCTCATATTTTGGTGGTCGAAGACGAGCGACACCTTGGTGTTGGCATAAAATACAACCTCGAGGCCGAAGACTATCGCGTCTCGCTGGTCGAAGACGGCCCGTCGGCGTTGCAGTTGATCGAGCATTCCAGCAACGCGATCGATCTGATCGTGTTGGACCTCATGCTTCCCGGGATGAGCGGATACACCGTTTGCGAACAAATTCGCGAATCGGGCAACACGACTCCCGTGCTGATGCTCTCCGCCCGAACGTTGTCCGAAGATCGTGCACGTGGATTCGACGTTGGTGCGAACCAGTACATGAGCAAGCCGTTTGACTTGTACGAGCTGATCAGCCGCGTCAAAAACTTGTTGCAAACTTCACCGGCCGGGACGGTCGCTCGCGTCGCTCCTCCCGCACCCGAAACCGTCAACACGATCGCCTTTGGCCGAGTCGAAGCGGACTTCCGGACCCACCAAGTCTCGGTCGACGGCCAGCCCATTAAAATGACGCCAAAGGAACTCCGTTTGCTGCGTTACTTTGTCGAGAATCCTGAACGCGTGATCAACCGATCCGAATTATTGACCCAGGTGTGGGAGATGTCAGGCAATTTGCAGACTCGAGCGGTCGACCAATTCATCGCTCGGCTTCGCAAAGCGATCGAACCGTCTCCCGCGGAACCCGTTCACTTGTTGACCGTTCGCGACGCCGGATACCGATTCGTTCTGGAACCCGAAACTTTGGAACCGGAAGCGTCGGCGAGCTGA